A stretch of the Gracilinanus agilis isolate LMUSP501 chromosome 4, AgileGrace, whole genome shotgun sequence genome encodes the following:
- the VPS52 gene encoding vacuolar protein sorting-associated protein 52 homolog, with product MLPAGASDMEEDESTLVSGPGLQEPLQLGELDITSDEFILDEVDVHIQANLEDDLVKEALKTGVDLRHYSKQVELELQQIEQKSIRDYIQESENIASLHNQITACDAVLERMEQMLGAFQSDLSSISSEIRTLQEQSGAMNVRLRNRQAVRGRLGELVDGLVVPSALVTAILEAPVTDPRFLEQLQELDAKAAAVREQEARGTAACADVRGVLDRLRVKAVAKIREFVLQKIYSFRKPMTNYQIPQTALLKYRFFYQFLLGNERATAREIRDEYVETLGKVYLSYSRSYLGRLMKVQYEEVAEKDDLMGVEDTAKKGFFSKPSLRSRNTIFTLGTRGSVISPTELEAPILVPHTAQRGEQRYPFEALFRSQQYALLDNSCREFLFICDFFAVSGPAAHDLFHAVMGRTLSMTLKHLESYLADCYDAIAVFLCIHIILRFRNIAAKRDVPALDRYWEQVLALLWPRFELILEMNVQSVRSTDPQRLGGLDTRPHYITRRYAEFSSALVSINQTIPNERTMQLLGQLQVEVENFVLRVAAEFSSRKEQLVFLINNYDMMLGVLMERAADDSKEVESFQQLLNARTQEFIEELLSPPFGGLVAFVKEAEGLIERGQAERLRGEEARVTQLIRGFGSSWKSSVESLSQDVMRSFTNFRNGTSIIQGALTQLIQLYHRFHRVLSQPQLRALPARAELINIHHLMVELKKHKPNF from the exons ATGCTTCCAGCTGGCGCCTCGGACATGGAAGAGGATGAAAGCACCCTG GTGAGCGGCCCGGGGCTCCAGGAGCCACTGCAGCTGGGAGAGCTGGATATCACATCTGATGAATTCATCCTAGATGAAGTAGATG TTCACATTCAGGCAAATCTGGAAGATGATTTGGTAAAGGAGGCTCTTAAAACG GGTGTAGATCTGCGGCATTATTCAAAGCAGGTGGAACTGGAGCTACAGCAGATAGAACAGAAATCCATTCGAGATT ACATCCAGGAAAGTGAGAATATTGCATCACTTCACAACCAGATCACAGCCTGTGATGCTGTCCTTGAG cGCATGGAACAGATGCTGGGTGCTTTCCAGAGTGATCTCAGCTCCATTAGCTCCGAGATTCGGACACTACAGGAACAATCTGGAGCCATGAATGTTCGCCTCCGGAACCGCCAGGCTGTTCGTGGGAGACTTGGGGAGCTTGTAGATGGTTTGGTTGTACCTTCTGCCCTGGTTAC GGCAATCCTAGAAGCACCAGTGACAGATCCTCGGTTCCTGGAACAGTTACAAGAGCTTGATGCTAAGGCAGCTGCTGTCAGAGAGCAGGAGGCTCGTGGGACAGCAGCCTGTGCAGATGTCAGGGGTGTGCTGGATCGGCTTAGGGTCAAG GCTGTGGCTAAGATTCGAGAGTTTGTCCTACAGaagatttattcatttagaaaacCGATGACTAACTATCAGATCCCACAGACTGCCTTGCTCAAATACAG GTTTTTCTATCAGTTTTTGCTGGGAAATGAACGAGCAACTGCAAGAGAGATCAGGGATGAATATGTGGAGACATTGGGCAAGGTTTATCTGTCGTACTCTCGCTCCTACCTGGGGAGGCTCATGAAGGTTCAG TATGAGGAGGTGGCTGAGAAAGATGATCTGATGGGTGTGGAAGACACAGCGAAGAAAG GATTTTTCTCAAAGCCTTCTCTCCGAAGTAGAAACACAATCTTCACTTTGGGGACCCGTGGCTCTGTCATCTCTCCTACTGAGCTTGAAGCTCCCATCCTTGTGCCCCATACAGCTCAACGTGGGGAGCAGAGG TATCCCTTTGAGGCACTCTTTCGGAGCCAACAGTATGCCCTTCTAGACAATTCCTGCCGTGAGTTTCTCTTCATCTGTGATTTCTTCGCTGTTTCTGGCCCTGCAGCCCATGATCTTTTCCATGCTGTGATGGGGCGTACTCTCAGCATGACTTTG AAACATCTGGAATCCTATTTGGCTGATTGCTATGATGCCATTGCAGTTTTTCTCTGTATCCACATCATCCTCCGATTTCGCAACATTGCAGCCAAGAGGGATGTCCCTGCACTGGACAG GTATTGGGAACAGGTCCTGGCTCTGCTGTGGCCTCGGTTCGAGCTGATTCTGGAAATGAATGTACAGAGTGTCCGAAGCACTGATCCCCAACGACTCGGAGGGCTGGACACACGACCCCACTAT aTCACACGTCGTTATGCAGAGTTCTCTTCAGCTCTTGTCAGCATCAACCAGACTATTCCCAATGAGCGGACAATGCAGCTATTGGGACAGTTGCAG GTGGAGGTGGAGAATTTTGTGCTACGAGTGGCAGCAGAGTTTTCTTCACGGAAAGAGCAGCTTGTATTTTTGATCAACAACTATGACATGATGCTAGGCGTGCTCATG GAACGTGCAGCAGATGACAGCAAAGAAGTTGAGAGTTTCCAGCAGTTGCTCAATGCACGAACTCAG GAATTCATTGAAGAGCTTCTGTCCCCACCTTTTGGAGGCTTGGTGGCATTTGTGAAGGAGGCTGAAGGTCTGATTGAGAGGGGCCAGGCAGAGCGTCTTCGAGGGGAAGAAG CCCGGGTGACTCAGCTGATAAGGGGCTTTGGCAgctcttggaaatcttctgttgaATCACTAAGTCAGGATGTCATGAGGAGCTTCACTAACTTCCGAAATGGGACCAGCATCATCCAG GGTGCCTTGACCCAGCTGATCCAGCTTTATCACCGCTTCCATCGAGTCTTATCCCAGCCCCAGCTCCGAGCCCTCCCAGCCCGTGCAGAGCTCATCAATATTCACCACCTTATGGTTGAGCTTAAGAAGCATAAGCCCAACTTCTGA
- the RPS18 gene encoding 40S ribosomal protein S18 — protein MSLVIPEKFQHILRVLNTNIDGRRKIAFAITAIKGVGRRYAHVVLRKADIDLTKRAGELTEDEVERVITIMQNPRQYKIPDWFLNRQKDVKDGKYSQVLANGLDNKLREDLERLKKIRAHRGLRHFWGLRVRGQHTKTTGRRGRTVGVSKKK, from the exons ATG TCTCTTGTAATCCCCGAGAAGTTCCAGCACATTTTGCGAGTGCTCAACACCAACATTGATGGACGGCGGAAAATAGCTTTTGCCATCACAGCCATCAAG GGTGTGGGTCGAAGATATGCTCATGTTGTACTGAGGAAAGCGGACATTGACCTCACCAAGAGGGCTGGTGAGCTCACTGAAGATGAA GTGGAGCGCGTGATCACTATCATGCAGAATCCTCGGCAATACAAGATCCCAGACTGGTTCCTTAACAGACAGAAGGATGTAAAGGATGGAAAATATAGCCAg GTTCTGGCTAACGGTCTGGACAATAAGCTTCGTGAGGACCTGGAACGACTGAAGAAGATTCGGGCACATCGTGGCCTTCGACACTTCTGGGG TCTCCGGGTCCGAGGCCAGCACACCAAGACTACAGGCCGCAGGGGTCGCACTGTGGGTGTGTCCAAGAAGAAGTAA
- the B3GALT4 gene encoding beta-1,3-galactosyltransferase 4: protein MHPTMSFCLHPRCILLAAVAFLCVWAIFCPSAIRKELSCTPLIPAPAAPVPPLSLPHLLIPNIGVCTGLGAPLFLLILVSTAPDHQEQRDAIRASWGAPREIQGYLVRTLFMLGEPSNGPLEHIKEVLKQEAQVKGDIVQAAFMDSYRNLTLKTLSGLAWAARYCPDVHYVLKTDDDVYINVPGFVAELERRGNDLKKDWQQRYLDRDGIVAHNPRLPVPYLYLGHIHRRVYPSRSEYSRHWVSEVQWPSARGPFPPYGSGTGYVLSAPVLRLILRAAGGVPLIPVEDVFIGVIAKRVGVVPIHSIRIAGASRYPIDRCCFGRILLSSHHIEPWEMKDIWELVRGSSGNGPLCSWLQETLGMLRCWVMQHWHF, encoded by the coding sequence ATGCACCCTACCATGTCCTTCTGCCTTCACCCGCGCTGCATTCTCCTGGCAGCTGTGGCATTCTTGTGTGTCTGGGCCATCTTCTGTCCTTCTGCGATAAGGAAGGAGCTCTCCTGCACTCCTTTAATACCAGCCCCAGCTGCACCTGTGCCCCCACTCTCCTTGCCTCACCTTCTGATCCCTAACATAGGAGTTTGCACAGGTCTTGGTGCCCCACTTTTCCTTCTGATTCTAGTGAGCACAGCGCCTGACCACCAAGAGCAGAGAGATGCCATTCGAGCCTCTTGGGGGGCTCCTCGGGAGATCCAGGGCTACTTGGTCCGGACACTTTTCATGCTGGGGGAACCCAGTAATGGTCCTTTGGAACACATTAAGGAAGTATTGAAACAGGAAGCCCAGGTTAAGGGGGATATTGTGCAAGCTGCTTTCATGGACTCCTATCGAAACCTTACCCTAAAAACCCTAAGTGGGCTGGCATGGGCAGCCAGGTACTGCCCCGATGTCCACTATGTCCTCAAAACTGACGATGATGTCTACATCAATGTCCCCGGCTTTGTGGCTGAGCTTGAGCGACGAGGAAACGACCTGAAAAAGGACTGGCAACAAAGATATCTTGACAGAGATGGAATTGTAGCCCATAACCCACGCCTTCCTGTACCCTACCTGTACCTAGGCCATATTCACCGGAGAGTCTACCCTTCCCGCTCGGAGTACAGCCGGCACTGGGTATCAGAGGTGCAATGGCCTTCTGCCAGGGGTCCCTTCCCACCCTATGGTTCAGGCACTGGCTATGTGTTATCGGCCCCAGTCCTGCGGCTGATTCTGAGGGCAGCTGGGGGTGTGCCTCTGATACCGGTAGAGGATGTCTTTATCGGGGTGATTGCCAAGAGGGTAGGGGTGGTCCCCATCCACAGCATACGAATAGCAGGTGCCTCCCGCTACCCCATCGATCGCTGCTGCTTTGGGAGGATCTTACTAAGCTCTCACCATATTGAACCTTGGGAGATGAAGGATATCTGGGAGCTTGTGAGGGGTTCCTCAGGGAATGGGCCACTTTGCTCCTGGCTCCAAGAAACCTTGGGAATGCTAAGATGTTGGGTGATGCAACACTGGCATTTTTGA